The Styela clava chromosome 10, kaStyClav1.hap1.2, whole genome shotgun sequence genome window below encodes:
- the LOC144428233 gene encoding arylsulfatase-like — translation MDLVAIAMRTKGVMDAGLILWFVVGFPTSRISRISKGGQPNIIILFSDDVGYGDFRTFGHPTQEWTGVDRMATEGRYPIRAGMFGHPHVFGPISTGGLPRNEITIPEALKDAGYVTGMSGKWHLGTNKNRPNDGYHLPHNHGFDYVGINLPISQFWNCNPKLYTVPQMKVCYLYRNDTIIEQPINLNTLTSRLVNDTKEFINANQHRPFFFLLSFPQAHPALFASPKFVGKSKRGLYGDSINEMGWVIEELLSHLVDTGIEKDTLVVFLSDQGPVRDGCGDGGSAGLLRGGKGSSWEGGVRVPAVAWWPGTIKPGSFSGNPVSTMDLFPTALELAGLTNYTKDKNLVIDGKAINDITQKDTTKSGQDALFFYFNGEITAVRYKQYKIHYFAFRPLGDVMDELGEYRCNYTDFSKLHPLFAMNNIGTRHNPPLIFNIDLDPEESMELDPNTTENKELLETVEDLVQSHKASLIPVQSEFAKPMKPELFPCCNPPFCTCNYKEAILPDPHKVKAGPTTIQK, via the exons ATGGATTTAGTAGCAATAGCAATGAGGACGAAAGGGGTTATGGATG CCGGTCTGATATTATGGTTTGTTGTGGGATTTCCTACTTCGCGTATTTCACGGATTTCTAAAGGTGGGCAACCcaacattattattttattctccGATGATGTCGGATATGGTGATTTTCGAACATTTGGTCATCCAACTCAAGAATGGACAGGCGTTGATAGAATGGCAACAGAGG GTCGATATCCTATTCGGGCAGGAATGTTTGGTCACCCACATGTTTTTGGACCGATATCAACTGGAGGCTTACCAAGAAACGAAATAACTATTCCAGAAGCACTGAAAGATGCCGGATATGTCACCGGAATGTCCGGAAAATGGCATCTAG GTACAAATAAAAACCGTCCAAACGATGGATATCATTTACCACACAACCACGGATTCGATTATGTTGGGATTAATCTTCCAATATCGCAATTTTGGAACTGCAACCCGAAACTG TACACAGTTCCTCAGATGAAAGTCTGTTATCTCTATCGAAATGACACAATCATAGAACAACCGATCAATTTGAATACTCTGACCTCGCGATTAGTCAACGACACAAAAGAATTCATTAATGCAAACCAACACAGACCATTCTTCTTCTTACTTTCATTTCCGCAAGCTCATCCTGCACTTTTCGCCAGTCCAAAATTTGTCGGAAAATCCAAAAGAG GTCTTTATGGAGACAGCATTAATGAAATGGGCTGGGTAATTGAAGAGTTATTGAGTCATTTGGTCGACACAGGTATAGAAAAAGATACATTAGTTGTATTTCTTTCCGACCAAGGACCAGTGAGAGATGGCTGTGGTGATGGAGGCTCGGCAGGGCTTTTGCGGGGAGGGAAAGGAAGCTCTTGGGAAGGAGGAGTGCGGGTACCAGCAGTCGCATGGTGGCCGGGCACAATAAAACCCGGTAGTTTCAGTGGTAACCCTGTTTCTACAATGGATCTTTTCCCTACAGCATTGGAATTGGCAG GTTTAACCAATTACACGAAAGATAAAAATCTCGTCATAGACGGAAAAGCAATTAATGACATTACTCAGAAAGATACGACAAAATCAGGACAGGACgctttatttttctatttcaacGGTGAAATTACTGCAGTACGatacaaacaatataaaattcacTATTTTGCATTCAGACCATTGG GTGACGTGATGGATGAATTAGGAGAATATCGATGTAATTACACCGATTTCAGCAAACTGCATCCATTATTTGCAATGAACAATATCGGAACACGTCACAACCCTcctttaatattcaatatcgacCTCGACCCCGAAGAATCAATGGAATTGGATCCCAATACTACGGAGAATAAAGAATTGCTGGAAACAGTAGAGGATTTAGTGCAATCCCACAAAGCATCTTTAATTCCAGTTCAGTCTGAGTTTGCAAAACCCATGAAACCTGAGTTGTTTCCTTGTTGTAACCCACCGTTTTGCACTTGTAATTACAAAGAGGCAATTTTACCCGATCCTCATAAAGTAAAAGCCGGGCCAACTACGATACAGAAATGA
- the LOC144428142 gene encoding uncharacterized protein LOC144428142 → MAAVKQAVRPRTMTKEKSYLHTKRILAIAVSSIAYIRQLFPDECFSERTVDGMKVHILKNDGKTKMLIEWMAGVYDAVEKEYLKRLVFAVSYKEQETERDIVETYSFTFTYPKEGVSTDVSLSKDGHPIQTTQLSVEETKKSAQKLIRNLFSFVSTFDTIKSAFSITMRLTYYEDRRPEEYQPPGFEPDENDDFVGEETLSTTNIGKMVAPFHAVQLVVKTCLGRIKKFSGEQDCESQIQMHMNNNKPVNQEMPLPDENQSCADVPPPVENTQPMPFTQTQGTQGLGVRCACGYNEDDASMLLCVSCNYWQHAICFCVPEDDGFFGVHVCNICGDPSNPAIYPTDATLVNLTEVQLRETCMWRRALRACYETSRIGVSPLSVRLSCTKILAKDIVNKLVLEGVAVPIKGHRSYKDVDRMRLDAVFHRDVRKPGKDMRKQNAEARSTASTKCTPGATKLQLKSMPHEDDTTPMKFGNTDDTRATKRRLGIDSDDIKANSPEAPPKTRARKSKSGKK, encoded by the exons ATGGCTGCCGTTAAGCAGGCCGTTCGTCCAAGGACAATGACAAAGGAGAAAAGCTATCTTCATACGAAGCGTATTCTTGCAATCGCAGTTTCAAGTATTGCATACATTCGACAGTTGTTTCCAGATGAGTGTTTTTCGGAGAGAACGGTTGATGGTATGAAGGTACACATCTTGAAAAACGATGGTAAGACAAAAATGCTGATCGAATGGATGGCGGGAGTGTATGACGCTGTTGAAAAGGAATACCTCAAGCGACTTGTGTTTGCTGTAAGTTATAAAGAGCAAGAAACAGAGAGAGATATAGTGGAAACGTACTCGTTTACTTTTACATATCCAAAAGAGGGAGTGTCAACCGATGTTTCCTTGAGTAAAGATGGCCACCCTATCCAAACCACTCAACTTTCCGTAGAGGAAACAAAAAAGAGCGCACAAAAACTGATCAGGAATCTATTCAGTTTCGTGTCTACATTTGATACAATCAAATCTGCGTTCTCGATTACAATGAGGTTGACTTATTACGAAGATCGTAGGCCTGAGGAATATCAACCACCTGGTTTTGAACCTGACGAAAATGATGATTTCGTCGGCGAGGAAACGCTATCCACAACTAACATCGGTAAAATGGTCGCACCTTTTCACGCTGTCCAGTTGGTTGTTAAAACATGTTTGGGTCGAATAAAGAAGTTTTCCGGCGAACAAGATTGTGAAAGTCAGATTCAAATGCATATGAACAACAATAAGCCAGTAAACCAGGAAATGCCACTACCCGATGAAAACCAATCTTGTGCAGATGTACCCCCACCAGTTGAAAACACCCAACCAATGCCTTTTACCCAAACACAAGGTACTCAAGGGTTAGGAGTACGTTGCGCTTGTGGGTACAATGAAGACGATGCATCAATGCTATTGTGTGTATCATGCAATTATTGGCAACACGCTATATGTTTTTGCGTGCCTGAAGACGATGGCTTCTTCGGTGTACACGTTTGCAATATATGTGGGGATCCCAGTAATCCGGCTATTTATCCCACTGATGCGACTTTAGTAAATTTGACAGAAGTACAACTACGTGAAACCTGTATGTGGAGACGCGCTTTGAGAGCATGTTACGAAACTTCACGCATCGGTGTTTCACCTCTAAGCGTTCGGCTTTCATGTACTAAAATTTTGGCAAAGGATATCGTTAACAAACTTGTGTTGGAAGGCGTGGCAGTTCCGATAAAAGGACATAGAAGTTACAAAGACGTCGATAGAATGAGATTGGACGCAGTATTTCACAG GGATGTAAGAAAGCCCGGGAAAGATATGCGGAAACAAAATGCTGAAGCACGCTCAACTGCATCTACGAAATGCACACCCGGTGCtacaaaattacaattaaaatCGATGCCACATGAAGATGACACGACTCCAATGAAATTCGGTAATACGGATGACACGCGTGCAACTAAACGACGTCTTGGAATAGATTCTGACGATATCAAGGCGAACTCTCCTGAAGCTCCTCCGAAGACGAGAGCGAGGAAGTCAAAATCCGGAAAAAAATAG